One window of the Terriglobales bacterium genome contains the following:
- a CDS encoding outer membrane beta-barrel protein yields MTLKNLFVFATVLLLGVAAMAQEYPKAELSLDYSYMHFAPSQAFTQNKSLNGGGGAFVYNFTSHLGVKMDLQGYGSFTDSFTIPASPSLPSGAHGSVSGNLFTYLFGPQLKFRGQHMELLTHALAGAAHSNVYGSAFKTICQPTATGCPGVQNSPSNNGWAMMLGGGLDFPINHVVSIRPAEFDYVLTRFGNFFTEENANQNSFRYSAGVVFNFGHGQ; encoded by the coding sequence ATGACCTTGAAAAACCTGTTTGTTTTTGCAACGGTTCTGTTGCTTGGAGTGGCGGCAATGGCGCAGGAGTATCCAAAGGCAGAGCTCTCTCTAGACTACTCCTACATGCACTTTGCCCCAAGTCAGGCATTCACGCAAAACAAGAGCCTTAACGGCGGTGGCGGAGCATTCGTCTATAACTTCACTTCCCATCTTGGTGTGAAGATGGACCTTCAGGGATACGGCAGCTTCACCGATAGCTTTACTATTCCTGCCAGCCCATCTCTTCCCTCGGGGGCGCACGGAAGCGTGTCAGGCAACCTGTTTACCTATCTTTTTGGTCCGCAGCTCAAGTTCCGCGGCCAGCATATGGAACTGCTTACGCATGCTTTGGCCGGTGCTGCACACAGCAACGTCTACGGCAGTGCGTTCAAAACAATCTGCCAGCCTACCGCTACAGGCTGCCCTGGCGTGCAGAATTCACCGTCGAACAATGGCTGGGCAATGATGCTCGGTGGCGGACTTGATTTTCCAATCAACCATGTTGTCTCAATCAGGCCCGCTGAGTTTGACTACGTGCTCACACGTTTTGGCAATTTCTTTACCGAAGAAAATGCTAATCAGAACAGCTTTCGGTATTCGGCTGGCGTGGTCTTCAATTTTGGTCACGGTCAGTAA
- a CDS encoding response regulator: MTTKILHIEDFGLFRDYIRQFLKTHSSFQIAAEAHDGIAGVLKAGELQPDIILLDIDLPLLGGIEAARRIAHVAPHARILFLSQQDSPEIIAETFRSGAWAYIRKADVGRELLQALKSVSNGALYINSYSAHRPFESCLARSLHGQNGDSNDALRKEPYCEPSNNSNQEDDCNAHKFRELPSFRSRSRPRYFANVR; encoded by the coding sequence TTGACCACAAAGATTTTGCATATCGAAGATTTTGGCCTGTTCCGCGACTACATTCGGCAGTTCCTAAAGACCCACAGCTCATTTCAGATTGCCGCCGAGGCACACGATGGAATCGCTGGAGTACTGAAAGCCGGAGAGCTGCAGCCGGACATTATTCTGCTCGACATTGATCTTCCATTGCTCGGGGGAATTGAAGCTGCCCGAAGGATTGCGCATGTTGCGCCTCATGCACGCATTCTGTTTCTCTCGCAACAGGACTCGCCTGAAATCATTGCCGAGACATTCCGCTCCGGTGCCTGGGCATATATCAGGAAGGCTGATGTCGGTCGCGAGCTGCTTCAGGCGCTGAAGTCAGTCAGCAACGGAGCTTTGTACATAAACAGTTATTCAGCTCATCGTCCATTCGAGTCATGTCTCGCCCGTTCGCTGCATGGTCAAAATGGTGATTCGAACGATGCTCTACGCAAGGAACCATACTGCGAGCCCAGCAACAATTCCAATCAGGAGGATGATTGCAACGCTCACAAATTCCGTGAGCTTCCTTCTTTTCGCTCGAGATCGCGGCCGCGGTATTTCGCTAACGTTCGGTAA
- a CDS encoding PAS domain S-box protein, translating into MPSLFTGTNSCCSVVRAEQLAMEGSDFLRCLYERAHFGIVQIASDGNVRWANIALCRMLGYTQEELCGKALEEIVLPHTCSHHISLLRKLLSDGFGHFEIEERFLHHKGFAVSAIVKSLVVNRNGPESYCTNIVRDINETGAMNHEWMLASTTDMTERNRALQSLQESEERFRTIFNDAPTGMALTSTSGRFIFVNKALCDFLGYGRNELSAKDLLAITHSEDREPTLSELQRMESGDDRNSTVETRYVHKNGQVLWGDVRRSLIRDSGTKKPRYIVSQIVDITERKRMEQSLRETEVRFQIIADSAPVLIWMADPDKKRTYFNRRWLEFTGRSLEEERGDSWMEGVHPQDLSNVREIYSNSFDRRVPFNLSYRIKRADGEYRWLLDTGAPRFDPDGLFAGYIGSCIDDTDRRMAEDVLRNISRRLIEAQENERKRIARELHDDINQRLAMLAIELQQLDSAPVFHTKRHERIERLLKRTMEISSDLQALSHELHSVTLEHLGVAAAMRGFCNDLARHQKVKIEFTERGLPGTVPPDIALALLRVLQEGVHNAVKHSGVRKLQAELIGRPGQIQLAIRDLGVGFDPEQAAKSVGLGLLSIRERILPFGGTLAITSKPKQGTELLVCVPVQSSLEERA; encoded by the coding sequence ATGCCGTCTTTGTTCACAGGCACGAATAGTTGTTGCAGCGTTGTTCGCGCCGAGCAACTCGCGATGGAAGGTTCGGACTTTCTCCGATGTTTATATGAGCGCGCGCACTTCGGCATCGTTCAGATTGCATCCGACGGCAACGTGAGGTGGGCGAACATTGCGCTGTGTCGCATGTTGGGATACACCCAGGAGGAACTTTGCGGTAAGGCGCTCGAAGAAATCGTTCTTCCCCACACCTGCTCGCATCACATTTCGCTTTTAAGAAAGCTTCTGAGTGATGGATTTGGGCACTTCGAGATCGAAGAGCGTTTTCTTCACCACAAAGGCTTTGCGGTGAGCGCGATCGTCAAGTCATTAGTCGTCAATCGCAATGGGCCAGAATCCTACTGCACCAACATCGTCCGTGACATCAACGAAACGGGGGCTATGAATCACGAATGGATGCTCGCTTCCACCACAGATATGACCGAACGCAATCGTGCACTGCAGAGCCTGCAAGAGAGCGAAGAGCGGTTTCGTACCATTTTCAACGACGCTCCAACTGGTATGGCACTAACCTCCACATCCGGACGTTTTATCTTTGTTAACAAAGCATTGTGCGACTTCCTCGGGTACGGGAGGAACGAACTCTCTGCAAAAGACCTGCTTGCGATAACTCACAGCGAAGATAGAGAACCGACTCTAAGTGAACTGCAGCGAATGGAATCGGGCGATGATCGTAACAGCACTGTCGAGACTCGGTACGTTCACAAGAATGGACAGGTCCTCTGGGGTGATGTACGGAGATCTCTTATTCGCGATTCCGGAACCAAGAAACCGCGATATATCGTGTCACAGATCGTCGACATTACAGAACGCAAGCGCATGGAACAGAGCTTGCGCGAGACCGAGGTACGCTTCCAGATCATCGCAGATTCCGCTCCTGTGCTGATATGGATGGCCGATCCCGATAAGAAGCGCACGTATTTCAATCGGCGATGGTTAGAATTCACCGGCCGGAGTTTGGAAGAGGAGCGCGGAGACAGCTGGATGGAAGGCGTTCACCCGCAGGATCTCAGCAACGTGCGGGAGATCTATTCAAACAGCTTCGATCGGCGCGTCCCGTTCAACCTTTCTTATCGTATTAAGCGAGCTGATGGCGAATATCGATGGCTTCTTGATACGGGAGCGCCTAGGTTTGATCCTGACGGCTTATTTGCCGGTTACATTGGCTCCTGCATTGATGACACTGATCGGCGAATGGCGGAAGATGTGCTACGAAACATCAGCAGAAGGTTGATCGAAGCTCAAGAAAATGAACGGAAGCGAATTGCGCGCGAGCTTCATGATGATATCAATCAACGCTTGGCGATGTTGGCAATCGAGCTTCAACAACTCGATTCCGCGCCTGTGTTTCACACAAAACGCCACGAACGAATCGAGCGATTACTGAAGCGAACGATGGAGATAAGTTCTGATTTGCAGGCATTGTCGCACGAACTTCACTCGGTAACATTGGAGCATCTGGGCGTCGCTGCGGCGATGAGAGGATTTTGTAATGACCTTGCACGCCACCAGAAAGTGAAAATTGAATTCACTGAAAGGGGTCTGCCCGGCACAGTCCCACCAGACATTGCCCTGGCTTTGCTCCGTGTGCTGCAAGAAGGTGTACACAATGCTGTGAAACATAGCGGAGTCCGCAAATTACAAGCAGAGCTAATTGGAAGACCCGGCCAGATTCAACTGGCGATTCGCGATCTAGGTGTAGGATTCGATCCCGAGCAGGCTGCCAAGAGTGTGGGCCTTGGATTACTCAGCATTCGGGAGCGCATTCTTCCTTTCGGTGGCACGCTGGCGATTACTTCTAAGCCTAAACAAGGAACAGAGCTACTGGTGTGCGTTCCCGTTCAGTCCTCGCTGGAGGAGCGAGCTTAG
- a CDS encoding mechanosensitive ion channel family protein, translating into MERAFHRCWTVTCLILMSCLTAPGWGQLGVPSTPAPTPPAQKDPLGRSTPRGTVLGFLIAAGKGDNQIAAQYLNARDGAKTTANLAAELFVVLNRRLPARLNEISDRPEGTATSLLRPDLYLVGTVNGTSLDVTLERIDKKDTGPIWLFSRTTLEAIPEIYEETHQVSIEDVFPAALVNNYLLGVPAYEWLFVFVGLPLVYFATGLLNRLLVPIVGWAFRRFLRQVSQTPKQVLPHPIRLLIVAGCIRWLLSAVGLSLIARQFWSTLATLISICASVWLLIFVNRRSERYVRFRSHNRNSSGAASVQRLLRRSIDLILVFAGFLVVLRHFGISPTAALAGLGVGGIAIALAAQKTLENVVGGISLILDEAVRVGDVLKVGEITGTVDDIGLRSIRIRTLDRTMLVIPNGQLANMNLEIISCRDKFWFHPIIAVRYETTPAQISLMTESVRNLLITSPYIDRDTVRVRFLQMASFSLNIEVFAYVFAIDWNQFLRMQEELLHGIMAIAQQAGVQFAFPSQTTYLVTDPGHKSSSDAILSDQALSSTARMAATAR; encoded by the coding sequence ATGGAACGTGCATTCCACCGCTGCTGGACTGTCACATGCCTCATTTTGATGTCGTGCCTGACGGCGCCCGGATGGGGGCAATTAGGAGTTCCATCTACTCCGGCGCCTACGCCGCCGGCACAAAAAGATCCTCTCGGACGCAGTACCCCCCGCGGTACAGTCCTCGGATTCTTAATTGCAGCCGGCAAAGGCGACAATCAAATCGCCGCGCAATATCTCAATGCGCGAGATGGAGCGAAGACGACCGCGAATCTTGCAGCGGAACTTTTTGTCGTTCTGAACAGACGCTTGCCGGCGCGTCTTAATGAAATCAGCGATCGCCCCGAAGGCACTGCGACCAGTCTGCTCAGGCCTGATTTGTATTTGGTCGGAACTGTAAACGGCACCAGCCTTGACGTAACGCTTGAACGCATCGATAAGAAGGATACAGGACCAATTTGGCTCTTTTCTCGTACGACGCTGGAAGCAATTCCAGAAATCTACGAGGAAACCCACCAAGTTTCTATTGAAGACGTTTTTCCTGCAGCACTTGTCAATAACTATTTATTGGGGGTTCCGGCATACGAATGGCTGTTTGTGTTTGTCGGTCTACCACTCGTTTATTTTGCCACTGGGCTGCTCAACCGCCTGCTGGTGCCGATAGTTGGCTGGGCTTTTCGACGCTTTCTTAGACAGGTTTCGCAAACTCCCAAACAGGTGCTGCCTCACCCCATCCGTCTATTGATTGTGGCGGGATGCATTAGATGGTTGCTCTCGGCCGTAGGTCTATCGCTCATAGCGCGGCAGTTCTGGTCGACGCTGGCAACCTTGATCAGCATTTGCGCTTCCGTTTGGCTTTTGATCTTCGTGAATCGCAGAAGCGAGCGGTATGTTCGTTTTCGGAGCCATAATAGAAATTCCTCGGGAGCAGCATCGGTGCAACGCCTGCTGCGCCGATCCATTGATTTGATACTCGTGTTTGCGGGATTCCTGGTCGTGCTCCGGCACTTTGGAATTAGTCCAACAGCCGCACTGGCTGGCCTCGGTGTTGGAGGTATTGCGATCGCCCTGGCAGCCCAGAAGACGCTTGAGAATGTGGTCGGAGGGATTTCGCTTATCTTGGACGAGGCGGTGCGTGTCGGAGATGTTCTGAAAGTTGGCGAAATCACTGGGACCGTAGACGATATCGGCTTGCGATCGATCAGGATTCGCACCTTGGATCGCACTATGCTCGTTATTCCCAACGGCCAACTCGCGAATATGAATCTCGAGATCATTTCGTGTCGTGATAAGTTTTGGTTCCATCCAATCATCGCTGTTCGATATGAGACGACGCCTGCACAGATAAGTTTAATGACGGAGAGTGTGCGGAATTTATTGATAACGAGTCCCTACATAGACCGGGATACTGTGAGAGTGCGATTCTTACAAATGGCCAGCTTCTCGCTGAATATCGAAGTATTTGCCTATGTGTTTGCGATCGATTGGAATCAATTTTTACGGATGCAAGAGGAGCTGTTGCACGGGATTATGGCTATCGCACAGCAAGCTGGAGTTCAGTTTGCTTTTCCCTCTCAAACAACCTACCTCGTTACCGATCCAGGCCATAAAAGCTCTTCTGACGCGATACTGTCGGACCAAGCTCTCAGTAGCACAGCGCGAATGGCCGCAACAGCTCGGTAA
- a CDS encoding M48 family metallopeptidase, translating into MKTKFLVPLTFCSMLLSLASAQSVPISSSASNAPQISKHLSAKDDITRIGHRNVGHRGFGNWYSIESEIALGKECSGIVEGNIKLFEDRAVTEYVNGIGQALVRHSDAKIPFTIRVVDSDDLNAFSLPGGFLYVNYGVIIRSENEAELAGVMAHEVAHVAARHATRQMTRANLLSLASLPLNVAGGGMIGQAIQLAVGFVKPMEMLKFSRGFESEADYLGLEYLYAAGYDPQAFVAFLERSSAEEKRTGKWDGLFSTHPLTRTRIKKSQAEIARIFPGRDLYVVNTSRFDEIKAYLLALAGPHKAESERKSHEPGLRRRLPGSTSN; encoded by the coding sequence ATGAAAACGAAATTTCTAGTTCCGCTAACGTTTTGTTCGATGTTACTAAGCCTCGCCTCAGCCCAATCGGTGCCCATTTCGAGTTCTGCCTCCAATGCTCCACAAATCTCCAAGCACCTGTCTGCAAAGGATGACATTACGCGCATCGGACATCGTAACGTCGGCCACCGGGGCTTCGGCAATTGGTACTCTATCGAAAGCGAAATCGCGCTGGGAAAAGAATGCTCCGGCATAGTCGAAGGTAATATAAAGCTCTTTGAGGATCGTGCCGTTACAGAGTACGTAAATGGCATTGGGCAAGCCCTGGTCCGGCATTCCGATGCAAAAATTCCATTTACGATTAGAGTGGTGGATTCCGATGACCTTAATGCGTTCAGTTTGCCGGGTGGGTTTTTATACGTGAATTACGGCGTCATTATCCGTTCTGAAAACGAAGCGGAACTCGCCGGAGTCATGGCTCACGAAGTTGCACACGTGGCTGCTCGGCATGCCACGCGACAGATGACAAGGGCCAATCTTCTAAGCCTCGCATCGCTTCCATTAAACGTTGCCGGCGGCGGAATGATTGGACAAGCGATACAGCTAGCTGTTGGTTTTGTAAAACCAATGGAAATGCTCAAGTTTTCCCGCGGCTTCGAATCAGAGGCTGATTATCTGGGATTGGAATACCTATATGCAGCCGGTTACGATCCGCAGGCATTTGTCGCCTTCCTCGAACGATCTAGTGCTGAAGAAAAGCGCACGGGGAAATGGGATGGACTGTTTTCGACACATCCATTAACCAGAACACGGATCAAGAAAAGCCAGGCAGAGATCGCAAGGATCTTTCCTGGGCGCGATTTATATGTTGTAAACACGTCCCGATTTGATGAAATCAAAGCTTACCTGCTTGCTCTTGCAGGCCCACACAAAGCAGAATCCGAACGAAAATCGCATGAACCCGGATTGAGACGAAGACTCCCTGGTTCAACTTCCAATTGA
- a CDS encoding DUF892 family protein translates to MAIKNPRELFVYMLSNLQQGTERATNLVQEFTTHVQDPDVREALEARLFISRKILDTLDQCFKVIEEKPVKTSSRLYDAFLEDFRSEIAEIQSPTVRNLFVLAKANQVTHLRIAEYRSLIAAADISGHYAVGVLLESCLADKLAFVERSRRLVQSLAATKVAEKMAARSAA, encoded by the coding sequence ATGGCAATTAAGAATCCCAGAGAGTTGTTTGTGTATATGTTGAGTAATCTTCAACAAGGCACTGAACGGGCAACGAACCTCGTACAGGAATTCACGACGCATGTGCAGGATCCAGATGTACGCGAAGCGTTGGAAGCGCGACTCTTCATCTCGCGGAAAATTCTCGACACGCTTGATCAATGCTTCAAGGTCATCGAAGAAAAACCAGTAAAAACCAGCAGCCGGCTATATGACGCCTTCCTGGAAGATTTCCGCAGCGAAATAGCGGAAATCCAAAGCCCGACGGTTCGAAACCTGTTCGTGCTGGCAAAAGCGAACCAGGTGACGCACCTTCGCATTGCGGAGTACAGATCATTGATTGCCGCAGCCGACATCTCCGGTCATTACGCGGTGGGAGTCCTGCTTGAAAGCTGCCTTGCCGACAAGTTGGCGTTTGTGGAACGTAGCCGACGTCTGGTCCAGAGCCTGGCCGCGACGAAAGTCGCCGAGAAAATGGCAGCAAGATCGGCGGCATAA
- a CDS encoding trypsin-like peptidase domain-containing protein — protein sequence MKLANIPGLRGMVTLALILIAAASLQSAHAESARQQDNLLDQLNNSLKHLAEKVSPAVVEIKVFGYGADDDSDDSDDDNGRLIVKQHVVGAGVILDSNGYIVTNAHLVDGAKRVQVIVDDFQSSDVSARTYTESPGKTFEAEIVGVHEETDLAVLRIHGSRLPTLQFANYENLRQGQMVIAFGSPLGLRNTATIGIVSSVGRQIDPGTPVVFIQTDAAINPGNSGGALVDTTGNLVGINTAMLKAERAGLAIPSDTVKFVYEQIRQSGRVVEGDLGMNVQTITPSMAEGLRLPRATGVIVADVRPGFPAESVGIQSDDIITAADGQVVQSALEFITLMYRKRPGDFMSLRLLRRTKSLNVTVKVAEKSPELDPGSQAVDVDKDLISALNIIGLDVDNTVAATVPGIRMRSGVLVTGRCSRRDDMQISLNVGDLIHAVNGSAVHSVAELRAMLAKLPSGSPVVLKVERKKQLLYVVAEVE from the coding sequence ATGAAACTAGCAAATATCCCGGGGCTCCGCGGCATGGTGACCTTAGCACTTATTCTGATCGCTGCAGCATCACTTCAATCGGCCCATGCTGAAAGCGCCCGTCAGCAGGACAACTTACTCGATCAGCTCAACAACTCTCTTAAGCATCTCGCGGAAAAGGTGTCGCCGGCAGTTGTCGAAATTAAGGTATTTGGGTACGGCGCAGATGACGACTCAGACGACAGCGACGACGACAACGGCCGCCTTATCGTTAAGCAGCATGTCGTGGGTGCAGGAGTCATTCTCGATTCGAATGGCTACATTGTTACAAATGCGCACTTGGTGGATGGAGCGAAACGTGTTCAGGTTATTGTTGATGATTTTCAGTCATCCGATGTGTCGGCTCGGACCTACACCGAATCGCCGGGAAAAACTTTCGAAGCTGAGATCGTTGGCGTGCACGAAGAAACAGATTTGGCTGTCTTGAGGATCCATGGTTCTCGTTTGCCGACACTACAGTTTGCGAACTACGAAAATCTGCGACAGGGTCAGATGGTAATTGCCTTCGGTAGCCCGCTTGGCTTGCGAAACACTGCGACCATTGGAATTGTCAGTTCCGTCGGGCGCCAGATCGATCCTGGCACTCCAGTGGTATTTATTCAGACCGACGCAGCAATCAATCCAGGAAACAGTGGGGGAGCGCTAGTGGATACCACCGGCAATCTTGTAGGAATTAACACCGCTATGTTGAAGGCGGAACGTGCCGGACTTGCGATCCCCAGCGACACCGTAAAGTTTGTTTATGAGCAAATTCGACAGTCCGGACGTGTGGTCGAGGGGGATCTGGGCATGAATGTCCAAACCATCACTCCGAGCATGGCGGAGGGGCTCAGACTGCCACGTGCAACTGGCGTCATTGTCGCCGATGTACGTCCCGGTTTTCCTGCAGAAAGCGTGGGAATTCAATCGGACGACATCATTACGGCCGCGGACGGTCAAGTAGTCCAGAGCGCTCTGGAATTTATCACTCTGATGTATCGAAAAAGACCAGGTGACTTCATGTCACTTCGGCTGCTGCGCAGAACTAAATCGCTTAATGTGACGGTAAAGGTTGCTGAGAAATCTCCCGAATTGGATCCTGGCAGCCAAGCCGTAGATGTAGACAAAGATTTAATAAGCGCGTTAAACATCATAGGCCTGGACGTGGACAATACCGTGGCAGCTACGGTTCCAGGAATACGCATGCGGTCCGGCGTTCTAGTGACAGGAAGATGCTCGAGACGAGACGACATGCAAATTTCACTCAATGTGGGAGACCTGATTCATGCCGTGAATGGCAGTGCGGTACACAGTGTCGCTGAACTCAGAGCGATGCTGGCGAAACTACCCTCTGGTTCTCCTGTCGTATTGAAGGTGGAGCGCAAGAAGCAACTTCTGTACGTCGTAGCAGAAGTTGAGTGA
- a CDS encoding DUF4136 domain-containing protein gives MSRITCLSAVLLLAVTSLFAQDVRYNFDKSADFSKFKTYKWVPIKGAQTPNELVERQVRAAIDAQLAAKGLSKVDSDQADLFVGYQTAIGQDKQFTSYSTDWGYGGGWYRGGWYGGAGGSSMTTGQTSTIYTGQLAVDMYDSANHSLVWRGVASKTLDQKAKPDKQEKNLNKAVAKLFKNYPPGAKK, from the coding sequence ATGTCGAGAATCACTTGCTTATCTGCCGTGCTTTTGCTGGCGGTAACATCCTTATTTGCACAGGATGTTCGCTATAACTTCGACAAGAGCGCGGACTTCAGCAAATTTAAGACCTACAAATGGGTGCCAATCAAGGGAGCTCAAACACCTAACGAACTCGTCGAACGGCAGGTGAGAGCGGCGATCGACGCGCAATTAGCAGCAAAAGGGCTCAGCAAAGTTGATTCGGATCAGGCGGATTTGTTCGTCGGCTACCAGACTGCGATCGGCCAAGATAAGCAATTTACGTCGTATAGCACCGATTGGGGATATGGAGGCGGTTGGTATCGTGGTGGATGGTATGGGGGCGCCGGTGGATCCTCGATGACTACCGGACAGACATCGACTATCTATACCGGCCAGCTAGCCGTTGACATGTACGACTCTGCCAACCACAGTCTAGTGTGGAGAGGTGTTGCCAGTAAGACCTTGGATCAGAAGGCCAAGCCCGATAAACAGGAAAAAAATCTGAACAAAGCTGTTGCGAAGCTGTTCAAGAATTATCCTCCAGGCGCCAAGAAATAG
- a CDS encoding NapC/NirT family cytochrome c, with the protein MPVGWIYALLITSVVAIALVATAPAITLSRGGKVLAFLALFVLPLLSAGLGYKNHMDRSKQTSFCLSCHLMEPYGRSLHVDDPTWLPASHYQNNRVPRDLACYTCHSDYVMYGSIKAKWRGLHHIYAQYFGNPQPPLHLYHPYNNRECLHCHLGARTFEEGVTHNADPQIMADIKSNKLSCLSSGCHDQVHNTETLGQAKYWKGE; encoded by the coding sequence GTGCCGGTTGGGTGGATCTATGCGCTACTGATTACCAGTGTTGTAGCCATTGCTCTCGTGGCGACGGCTCCTGCGATTACGCTGAGTCGTGGCGGAAAGGTTCTCGCTTTTCTTGCACTTTTCGTTCTGCCTCTGCTTTCTGCCGGACTTGGTTACAAGAACCATATGGATAGATCCAAGCAGACATCGTTCTGCCTTTCCTGCCATCTCATGGAGCCCTACGGGCGCAGTCTCCACGTCGATGACCCTACGTGGCTGCCTGCTTCCCACTACCAGAATAATCGTGTACCCCGCGATCTGGCCTGCTATACGTGCCATAGTGATTACGTGATGTACGGCTCTATCAAAGCAAAATGGCGGGGACTGCATCACATTTACGCTCAATATTTCGGCAATCCCCAGCCGCCGCTGCACCTCTACCATCCCTATAACAATCGCGAGTGCCTGCACTGCCATTTGGGGGCTCGCACCTTCGAAGAGGGAGTTACCCACAACGCCGACCCGCAGATCATGGCTGATATCAAGAGCAACAAATTGTCTTGCCTATCGTCTGGGTGCCATGATCAGGTACATAACACCGAGACTTTAGGCCAGGCAAAGTATTGGAAAGGAGAATGA
- a CDS encoding BamA/TamA family outer membrane protein: MGYIFRVDKEDQVSPPSVLGAAGLITDNGSRAFALAGQLYLKRDTYRVTSAFLQGNLNYNLYGIGVGAGNAGVKLPLTQEGSVFLGEILRRIKWQFFVGPRIIAGHSSVVTRSNGDLGASVPPDIGLDTKLTSLGFVINRDTRDNRFFPRAGTMFEFTSDFFDTALGSKYSFQSFRTTFNKYWGLTNKQVLAYNAHFCATGGDPPFYGNCIYGTHNELRGYEAGRYIDRFMVATQLEYRVSLPKRFGVVGFGGIGGVAPGARKFFYSSSFLPAGGGGIRFLLSKSYHVNLRADIAAGKNEHTVSMGISEAF, from the coding sequence GTGGGATACATTTTTCGTGTCGATAAGGAGGATCAAGTCTCGCCTCCATCGGTTCTCGGAGCGGCAGGTTTGATTACCGATAATGGCAGCCGCGCCTTTGCCCTTGCCGGACAGTTGTACTTGAAGCGAGATACCTACCGCGTCACCTCTGCTTTTCTTCAAGGCAATCTGAATTACAACCTGTACGGAATTGGTGTCGGAGCGGGGAATGCGGGAGTAAAGCTGCCCCTGACACAAGAAGGGTCTGTATTCCTCGGAGAGATCCTGCGCCGGATCAAATGGCAGTTCTTTGTTGGCCCGCGGATAATTGCTGGACACTCATCAGTTGTAACTCGATCAAATGGAGACCTTGGCGCCTCCGTTCCGCCGGATATTGGTTTGGATACGAAATTAACGTCACTCGGCTTCGTTATTAATCGCGATACACGCGATAATCGCTTCTTTCCACGAGCCGGTACGATGTTCGAGTTCACTTCAGACTTCTTCGACACTGCGCTTGGGAGCAAGTACTCGTTTCAGTCCTTTCGCACTACTTTTAATAAATACTGGGGCTTAACAAATAAGCAGGTTCTCGCATACAACGCACATTTTTGTGCGACTGGCGGCGATCCGCCGTTCTATGGAAACTGCATCTATGGCACCCATAACGAACTGCGCGGCTACGAAGCTGGGCGATACATCGACCGCTTCATGGTAGCAACTCAGTTGGAATATCGAGTGTCCCTGCCCAAGCGCTTTGGCGTGGTAGGCTTTGGCGGTATCGGCGGTGTCGCACCTGGTGCGCGGAAGTTTTTTTACAGCAGCTCGTTTCTTCCTGCTGGCGGAGGAGGGATACGGTTCCTCCTAAGTAAGTCCTATCACGTGAACCTTCGGGCTGATATAGCTGCTGGAAAGAATGAACATACTGTAAGCATGGGAATAAGCGAGGCTTTTTAA